AGCCTGGCTAAGCTGCGCGCTCTGGGCTTTGAGGTCAGGTTTGACCCCAAGACCTCCAAGCTCATCATCGGCCGTGTCACCGTGGCCAAGCTCGCGCAGCTCGCCCGGCTTGATGTAGTGCGCTACATCACCCCGCATGGGGCGCAAGCGTCAGCCAAATGAGACGCTCGCCAGGGATGAAACAGGGGCACGGAGAGATCCGTGCCTCTTCTTCCTTGGTGCCGAAGCCGACGTGTTCCTTCGTGTCCTTTGTGGTGAAAGTCTTTCTTGCAAGTTCTTCTTCGGCCCCCGTTCTAGGAATGAACGCAAGCCCGGGCCGGGAAAATTCAACCGTGCCTGCACACTCATTCCCGGCCGGGCTAACATGGAAGCTTTCGAGAGGAGCCTTATGCGACGCCTGTTCCTTGTGCTGTTGGCCATCTTCGCCTTCGTGCCCGCCGCGCTGGCAGCCGAACCCGCGCTCACCATTTACAACCAGAATTTCGCCGTCGTGCGCCAGACGTTCCCGCTCGACCTGCGGGCCGGCGTGAACCAGGTCCGCTATACGGAAACCACGGCCTTCCTGGAGCCCGATTCCGTCATCCTGCGCGACCCCTCCGGGCACGTCCGCCTGCAGATCCTGGAGCAGAACTACCGTAACGATCCGGTCTCCCAGGAGCTGCTGCTCTCCCTCTACGAAGGCAAGACCATCGACTTCCTCATCCGCGAACAGAATGCCGAGCGGATCGTGCAGGGCAAGATCATCCGTTCCGGCTACGTGCCCCACCGCGCGGCTTGGCAGCAGTATGGCCAGCCTTATTACCAGGCACAGATGGCGATGATGCAGGGCGGCGCTTCACAACCCATCATCGAGGTGGAAGGCAAGCTGCGCTTCGGCCTGCCCGGCCAGCCGCTGTTTCCAGCCCTCGCCGATGACAACATCCTGAAGCCCGCGCTCGACTGGCGCATCGAGACCGATCGCGAGAGCCGCTTCGACGCCGAACTCTCCTACCTCACCGGCGGCATGCGCTGGGAGGCCGACTACAACCTGGTCGCGCCCGAAAAGGGCGACGTCCTCGACCTGGTTGGCTGGGTCACCATCGACAACCAGACCGGAAAGACTTTCGAGAACGCCAAGATCAAGCTCATCGCTGGCGATGTCTCCAAGCTCCAGCCCGCCCAGGCCATGGAGGCGTACGACGTGGTCACGTCCCGCGCGGAAGTGGCCGGCGGCATGCGTCCGGTGGTCACCGAAAAGTCGTTCGACGAATATCACCTCTACTCGCTGCTGCGCCCCACCACCCTGCGCGACCGCGAGACCAAGCAGGTGGAGTTTGTGCGCTCGGCGGGCGTGAAGGCCGAGCGCCTTTACGTCTATGACGGCGCCTGGATCGATCCCAACCGCTACCGCGGCTGGAACATGGAGAACATCCGCCAGGACCGCGACTACGGCACCCGGTCCAATCCCAAGGTGTGGGTCATGCAGGAGTTCAAGAACACCGAGGCCAACGGCCTCGGCATTCCGCTGCCCAAGGGCCGCCTGCGCTTCTACCGCCGCGACGATGACGGCCGCCTGGAGTTCACCGGCGAGAACGTCATCGATCACACTCCCAAGGACGAGAAGGTCCGCGTCTACACCGGCAACGCGTTCGATATCGTCGGCGAGCGCTCGCGCACCAACTTCCGCCTGGACTCCGTCAAGAACGAGTGGATGGACGAGAGCTTCGAGATCAAGGTCCGCAACCACAAGAAGGAACCGGTCGAAGTCCGCGTGGTCGAGCACCTCTACCGCTGGACCAACTGGGAGGTCCGCCTGGCTTCACACAAGTGGATCAAGACCGACGCTCAGACCGTAGAGTTCCGCGTTACCCTCCCGCCCGACGGCGAGCAGGTCATCACCTACACCGCGCACTACTGGTGGTAAGAAGCTTGGAACCACGGAGGCCACAGGGGAACACGGAGACAAGAAATTCTCTGTGAACCTCTGTGACCTCTGTGCTGAAAGGTGTGAATCGCGAGTCCAACCTCACACCGCCCGCATCTCTTGCAGAACGGGAGGTGCCCCTTGGACCCTGTCATCATCCGCCGCTTCGAAAAGCCCGATGAGGTCGTTCACTTCGAGAAGGGCAAGTTCGAGACCGTCCGCATCGGCTCTCTCACCGTGGGCCGGGCCACC
This genomic window from Terriglobales bacterium contains:
- a CDS encoding DUF4139 domain-containing protein, with protein sequence MRRLFLVLLAIFAFVPAALAAEPALTIYNQNFAVVRQTFPLDLRAGVNQVRYTETTAFLEPDSVILRDPSGHVRLQILEQNYRNDPVSQELLLSLYEGKTIDFLIREQNAERIVQGKIIRSGYVPHRAAWQQYGQPYYQAQMAMMQGGASQPIIEVEGKLRFGLPGQPLFPALADDNILKPALDWRIETDRESRFDAELSYLTGGMRWEADYNLVAPEKGDVLDLVGWVTIDNQTGKTFENAKIKLIAGDVSKLQPAQAMEAYDVVTSRAEVAGGMRPVVTEKSFDEYHLYSLLRPTTLRDRETKQVEFVRSAGVKAERLYVYDGAWIDPNRYRGWNMENIRQDRDYGTRSNPKVWVMQEFKNTEANGLGIPLPKGRLRFYRRDDDGRLEFTGENVIDHTPKDEKVRVYTGNAFDIVGERSRTNFRLDSVKNEWMDESFEIKVRNHKKEPVEVRVVEHLYRWTNWEVRLASHKWIKTDAQTVEFRVTLPPDGEQVITYTAHYWW